From Streptomyces sp. NBC_01460, a single genomic window includes:
- a CDS encoding ABC transporter substrate-binding protein has product MTVTIGVHSSNPSLYHLYHLSRLGFAQEELAALGETVAFFPYTDGVRTGELLTQGVIDFGGTGSTPPVTAQAAGHDLVYTAVSAPRPGHGALLVPEDSPVRTVAGLKGATVHLAIGSWQTHLIAKALDDAGLSYADDITAVRSNGDSERLLLAGEIGAWVAQGPELAAARRTGGLRTLVATGDVISDRSVFFTRRDFAENRPEVVEALTRALRRADDWAAANPRAAAEIAAADLGGSADDWETALRALPWTIEAVSDAFIAEQQEAADIFHRTGFIDRPVEVAGARARVTGATGPKGA; this is encoded by the coding sequence TCACCATCGGTGTCCACAGCAGCAACCCGTCCCTCTACCACCTGTACCACCTCTCCCGTCTCGGCTTCGCCCAGGAGGAACTGGCCGCGCTGGGCGAGACGGTGGCCTTCTTCCCGTACACCGACGGGGTCCGCACCGGCGAGCTGCTCACCCAGGGTGTGATCGACTTCGGCGGCACCGGCTCGACCCCGCCGGTCACCGCGCAGGCCGCGGGACACGACCTCGTCTACACCGCCGTCTCCGCCCCGCGTCCCGGGCACGGCGCGCTCCTGGTGCCCGAGGACAGCCCCGTCCGCACGGTCGCCGGTCTCAAGGGGGCGACCGTCCACCTCGCGATCGGGTCCTGGCAGACCCATCTGATCGCCAAGGCGCTGGACGACGCGGGGCTCTCCTACGCCGACGACATCACCGCCGTCCGGAGCAACGGCGACAGCGAGCGGCTGCTGCTTGCCGGGGAGATCGGCGCCTGGGTCGCCCAGGGGCCCGAGCTCGCCGCCGCCCGCAGGACCGGCGGACTGCGCACGCTCGTCGCCACCGGGGACGTCATCTCGGACCGCTCCGTCTTCTTCACCCGGCGCGACTTCGCCGAGAACCGCCCCGAGGTCGTCGAGGCGCTGACCCGCGCCCTCCGGCGCGCAGACGACTGGGCGGCGGCCAACCCCCGCGCCGCCGCCGAGATCGCCGCCGCCGACCTGGGCGGAAGCGCCGACGACTGGGAGACCGCCCTGCGCGCCCTGCCGTGGACGATCGAGGCCGTGAGCGACGCGTTCATCGCCGAGCAGCAGGAGGCCGCGGACATCTTCCACCGCACCGGCTTCATCGACCGGCCGGTCGAGGTCGCCGGAGCCCGGGCGCGCGTCACCGGTGCCACCGGCCCGAAGGGGGCCTGA
- a CDS encoding LLM class flavin-dependent oxidoreductase, whose translation MAAEVLWYIIPREGAYPWEPEGRRTADLGYLSRLAGTVEQLGYSGALLATDLYDVWPLGSALAASTSTRFKPLLAVHPGLISPTLLAKMALSFDQLFGGRLRFNVVNGSTKSLQEYGLHVEHDERYALSAEYWSIVKRLTAGEVFDHKGRFYDLKNAGASFRDLKPVQAPHIPLWFGGSSDPGIEMAAEHVDVFLTWGEPPHLLKEKLEKVRARARAHGRTLRIGLRLHLIVRDTEDEAWAAADRLLDVTSEATYARMLGDRAGEEGVGWQRQFRQHGGRVPARARELETHPNMWPGMSLFRPGPGTAVVGSTAQVVERLKEFEDLGVDTFILSGNPLLEEAYRVAETVLPALGVVR comes from the coding sequence GTGGCGGCCGAAGTCCTCTGGTACATCATCCCGCGCGAAGGCGCCTACCCCTGGGAACCCGAGGGCCGGCGGACCGCCGACCTCGGCTATCTCAGCCGGCTCGCCGGAACCGTCGAACAGCTCGGTTACAGCGGCGCCCTGCTCGCCACCGACCTGTACGACGTGTGGCCGCTGGGCAGCGCCCTCGCCGCGTCCACCAGCACCCGGTTCAAGCCGCTGCTCGCCGTCCATCCCGGGCTCATCTCGCCGACCCTACTGGCCAAGATGGCGCTCAGCTTCGACCAGCTCTTCGGGGGGCGCCTGCGCTTCAACGTCGTCAACGGCTCGACGAAGTCGCTCCAGGAGTACGGACTCCATGTGGAGCACGACGAGCGGTACGCGCTCAGCGCCGAGTACTGGTCGATCGTGAAGAGGCTGACGGCGGGAGAGGTGTTCGACCACAAGGGCCGCTTCTACGACCTGAAGAACGCGGGAGCCTCGTTCCGTGACCTGAAGCCGGTACAGGCCCCGCACATCCCGCTGTGGTTCGGGGGCTCGTCCGACCCGGGGATCGAGATGGCGGCCGAGCACGTCGACGTCTTCCTCACCTGGGGTGAACCGCCACACCTGCTCAAGGAGAAGCTGGAGAAGGTCCGGGCGCGGGCCCGCGCCCACGGCCGCACCCTGCGCATCGGACTGCGGCTCCACCTCATCGTGCGCGACACGGAGGACGAGGCGTGGGCCGCCGCCGACCGGCTGCTGGACGTCACCAGCGAGGCGACGTACGCCCGCATGCTCGGCGACCGGGCCGGTGAGGAGGGAGTGGGCTGGCAGCGTCAGTTCCGGCAGCACGGCGGGCGGGTCCCGGCCCGTGCGCGGGAACTGGAGACGCACCCCAACATGTGGCCGGGCATGAGTCTCTTCAGGCCCGGCCCCGGCACGGCGGTCGTCGGCTCGACGGCCCAGGTCGTGGAGCGTCTCAAGGAGTTCGAGGACCTGGGTGTCGACACCTTCATCCTGTCCGGGAACCCACTCCTGGAGGAGGCCTACAGGGTCGCGGAAACCGTGCTCCCGGCGCTCGGTGTCGTGCGCTGA